A stretch of DNA from Artemia franciscana chromosome 6, ASM3288406v1, whole genome shotgun sequence:
GATAGTATGCAACTATACGTTCCGTAAACGTTCAGTTCTTGCCTGACTCAATGTTTGTCACATCTTGCTTAGGTATTTACCACAAACGGTCATTATACGACAGTAAGTATATCttaaccaaattaaaaatctcATAAATATacaatagcaaaagaaaaaagctcagtctttaaaaaagaatataaatcaaGCATGCACCAATTatacaaaaaatcttaaaatactaTACACAAcaagaaacaatattttgagTGACCTTCATGTGTCAAATATTATTGGTCGAAATATACCATCAGCCCTATCATAATTGGTCTAGCAATAAGGACACCATATTTCAGTGCAGTAGCATGAGTTAGGCGAATACAGTTAGTAATTTGTAGAACATCATTTTGTGTCTTATTCGTCTTAGTATTAAAGAGATACCCGTTCATAGGATGGATATTGGTATGGATAAATAAGGGGGCTAATAAAGGGGAGAAAATTCTGTTTTCAGTGTCTTTTAGATGAGGTAATTAGACAAAATCCTATCTCTGCAATTCTTGTATGAGGCTTATGAGGTTATATATGCTATATGCTGAGGTTGCTTATAAGGTGTATGGCCTCTAATAGGCCAATTAAAATATGCAACTTACACTTTGAACCTACGTGAGAGAACGCCCATGCATATGATCACTTACAATCGACCGTGGGCACCAGTTCAAGAAAATGTGGAGggagtttattttttaaacctaGGAGCagggatttattttttaaacctagttggtgattttattttttatttattttttttttcaatgaaaatagctAAATaagatatttctcaaaatctagggAAAGGTAATGTTGATGATTCACGAAATTAGGATAGGAAAaggttttattcaaaatttaggggacggggatatttttttaagttttttaatgaattgccaaaaaaaaaatttttcaatgaaaataccaaaaatagggTATCTATCAAAATCTAGACAGGGCAACAATTCTAGGAGGTTATCCCCCTCGAAAGACTCCACTTGGACAAGggggaaaatttttattggtcAAATTATCCCTCAGATTTCCTAATCAGTTAGGCTTACAGCAGGAGCCTATTAAttcataatatttaattataacaCGTTTTTGTGAAGTATCTCGTATTATTTTACGCTAATAAAGTAGcaacaattttccaaaatatcaaaGTCACTATAAACTTAAACAACCTGAAAGATAATTAAAGCACATATTAGACATATTCACTTCCAACCCAAAACAGATCTATTTTGAATTGTCTTTGGTATTTCAATCTACTGGTACTACATTTGGAATTTCTATGCAAATCAAAGGTGTTACTCAAAGAATGGttcaatttatatttaaaatatcatttATTGATGGGATTCACTTCCAATCAAAACAAATCTATTTGCAATGCGTTTAGTATTTCAATCTACTGCTACTACATTTGAAATTtctatataaatcaaaattttcaattaaatcatagttcaatttatatttaaatagtaTTTACTAATGGGATTCACTTCCAATCAAAAGGAAATCAATTTTGCAATGCGTTTGGTATTTCAATTTACTGGCACTACATTACAAATTTCTatgcaaattcaaaatttttaatcgaaGCATAGttcaattaatatttaaaatatcatttATTGATGGGATTTACTGTTTCAttaaattatctgaaaatttgaTTATACTTTATCTATTTTTCCGATATGATTTgccaataaagaaaaacaattttaaagaaacaacTTAACGTGCTCGCTCATCTCTTGAAATGTTAAAGAATTATTTCGTATTTTCACCAAACTCTTCTAAATCTATATCAAGGTACCATCTAAAGTCCCCATATCTATTAAAACCTTTCTCTatgtcttaatttttctttacctctttttccaatttaactTTAGATGTTCAACATTTAAAGacaattatctttttttagaaactttCGAGCTAAGATTTTTGGGCCACCTCAACTGATCTTAGCTACAGAATTTGGTTGACTCTAGACACTATTAAAAACACCTgtattttctatttcattttcaatgccaCAATTTACAATCtagttttaacaaaatatatatatatatatatatatatatatatatatatatatatatatatatatatatatatatatatatatatatatatatatatatatatatatatatatatatatatatatatatatatatagttgtacTTGTTTGAGAACACatattttggggggattttttttaaccaCATTGTTAATTTATAACTGAAGAAAGTCAAGGTTACGTTTGTGCCCTTTAAAGATGAGAAAGTTTCAACGATATAgtaaagaaaaggaagaaagaaaataaataataagaaaaggaaaatacaCAGAATAGAGAATATAgaatagacaaaaaaatatgagatatagaaaaaaaggtaaCTGCATGGTAGCGGTTTAAGCACTTTtgagataaaaaatatttaaatgtacAGCAAATATATTCTCGTTCTTCTTATAGACCCTAATATCATAATCTTGGTGATCTTATACGAAGTATATGACCCTAAGATCGtaaaaacttgatatttagactatttccACCGTCATCATATCTAGTTAGCGCAGGCGATCTAAGAAAATCACTCCTACAATTCACAATATAGTATCAAATCACACTAAAGTAAgataatagaaaatataatttattcttaGAGAGTATCTCAAACTTGAAAGTAAGTGTTTAGACTTCCTTAGATATTCTTTAAATGGCAGAATTGTTCTGTTAGATGGCATTGTTTGAGGTTAACCTCGCTTATAGGCCCTCCAGGCGTAGAATGTGCTTAAAGCATAGAGTAGGCCATTGATAAGTgccaaaacctaaaaaatttacaatattagTAAAGTTGCAAGTTACAAGCAAAGAGAAAAGGAAGGTCAGTGCTCTATACTTTTGTTTGAAGAAGTGAggtttatttttgttacgtgGTAAATTTTGTGACTATTTTGTGACTTCTGTTTGAGGAAGTGTGCTTTAGCTcaaatggtttatttttgtgactTCTTTTCCCAAGCCAATCTAGTTATCCTTTAGCAGTAGCAggaataatttattacaaaaaaaaaacaatcacaaaCGTAATCAGTAGTTTGAGTACATCGGAGCACAAATTGCAGGATACCAAAATTGTTGCTAGGAGGGTGTGCTACTAACAAGaaactaataacaaaaaaaatatcaaatatttatttcgacatttatacaaatataaatatctttatttatgaaaacAACGCTACCTCTAATTTTGCAACCAAGTTAACTGAGCTATTCGGGTTCATTAATGCTGGGTGAAAAATCTAGACGGACTAGAAGATGCTATTtcagaagagaaaaataattccGTCAAGTAACTCGAACCTATTTAGATTAATATCCACAATTTTTACtacttaataaatataaattaatatttaatgttaAGCTTAATTAGACTTTAATTTTGTTGaacttaaatttaaagttaaatttaaaatataattaaggtTAATATtgagttattattatattacttaGATAATTAATTAACACATATTAAATTGATCTGTTAATTATAGTAATAGATATTGATTCAGTTTAAAGAACAGAATTTTTAGTCACGGCACCTTTTGCTAGAATACTCCCTGTCTGATTCTGGTGGCAGATTATCTAATTTATCTaaattaattgataaataacaatgaaaaggAAACAAAGTTTACAGAGGAAAGGACggagtgcaaaaaaaaacagtttaaaaaaaacgacaatattaacaaatgaaaGCCTAACACGAGACAATAAAACAAgagtattttcaatatttagaaataaatcaaatgcaaattttaaatgACGGACGATCCACAATTTTTCCCTTGTGTTCTTCAACTAGTTTTGAAACTGTTATTTCTGGATTGTTTATACTAAATTTGTTAATCAATTTTGGGTTGCGTGTCTATGGAGGTGTGTGGAGCAGATATTATGGGAGACGGAAGAAGATTGAAAGGACTTTTGCTTTATCAGTTTTACTGGAAATCTTCTAGAAAAAAGCAACATTATTGCGCATGCGGACCAATGGTATGGGTTGCGCCGATCATTAAATGTTCTACGTTGCACAGGCATCTTTAATTCGATGCCTTCGGCCGGGAATCCAATGCATAGTTGGTGGCAGTCATCCGACGCTTAATTTTCCAGAAAggcgtaacaaaaaaaatataatgtacacaaaaaacatttacaatagcaaaaaacaacattattaattaataaaaatctaacACGAGACAATAAAACTAaagtattttgaatatttagaaataaatcaaatgcaaattttaaatgACGGACGATCCACAATTTTTCCCTTGTGTTTTTCAACTAGTTTTGAAACTGTTATTTCTGGATTGTTTATACTAAATTTGTTAATCAATCTTGGGTTGCGTGTCCATGGAGGTGTGTGGAGCAGATATTATGGGAGACGGAAGAAGATTGAAAGGACTTTTGCTTTATCAGTTTTACTggaaattttctagaaaaaagcAACATTATTGCGCATGCGGACCAATGGTATGGGTTGCGCCGATCATTAAATGTTCTACGTTGCACAGGCATCTTTAATTCGATGCCTTCGGCCGGGAATCCAATGCATAGTTGGTGGCAGTCATCCGACGCTTAATTTTCCAGAAAGGcgtaacataaaaaatataatgtacacaaaaaacatttacaatagcaaaaaaacaacattattaattaataaaaatctaacACGAGACAATAAAACTAaagtattttgaatatttagaaataaatgaatacaatttttaaatgaTGAACGATTCAcaattttacctttatgtttTTCAATTAGTTTTAAAACTGTGATTTCTGGATTGTTTATACTTAATTTCTTAATCAATCTTTGGTTGCGTGTCCATTGAGGTATGTGGAGCAAATATTATGGGAGACGAAAGAAGATTGAAAGGACTTTTGCCTTATCAGCTTTAGTGGaaatcttccaaaaaaaaaaaaatattatttcgcTTGCTGACCAATGATATACGTTGCGTAGGCATCTTTGATTGGATACTTTCGGTCGGAAATCCAAGGCGTAGTTGGTGGCAATCATCCGACGCTTAATTTTCCAGAAAAgcataacataaaaaatatattgtagcGCGTCGCAAAGACTGGTGGGGTAAAGGCAGCTGAAACAATGTTTCTTGGAAACAATTGAAGCATAGGAGGTAAGTACACGCTAAGAAATGTGAGCGAACAGAAGACTCTGACTGTGGCGAGCAGAGGTGCTGATACAGAGGTCTAAGCACGATATATCATCAATGGTCTTAACCACGAAGGTACAAAGGGATGAAACCTTTGACGATTATTCATCTGGGCAATCTAAAACAACAATTTCTCAAGATTTTGGATTGAATTCTAGGCCAAGATTATGTGATcatcagaaaaagaaaaagatttttgaaatatacCCAGAAGTCAGTCTTAGGTAGATGATATCATTGACATATACGGTAAAGAATATGCTCATGGCATAAAGAATACAAATTTCTGAAACATAGtaagaattttaattattatttcactTATTTGTGTATTTTGCCGTGTTTGATCCGTAAATACAGTCCAGgtagaggaaaaagaaaaaaagaaaaagcaagaagCGTAATAACTTGGGGGTAATAATAGCGCAATAACCAAAtactttgggggaggggtcatTCTCCAGAAGAAACGAACTACGAAACAGcagaaaaaaagttcaaactggatttaatttttactctgtTTTGGTATGATTTTCGGCACCTAAAATCAAAATCAGAAACTAGTCTTGAGCAGCCACATCTCAAAGTTACTAGGCTGCATGGCGAATGATGCtaaattttctgttaaaaaaaaagaagttaaattcACCATTACTTATCAACttatttctttatgttttgCCAGGTTTGGTCTGTGAAATTTTCTGTTTAATCTTCAGTGTTTGTTAcaaatctattttaaaaaaaagttttttttaatgaaataaagagtgaaatttgaatttaaaacgaacaaaaattgttacttcacggtctatctaacatatataaataaaacttaacagATAAAccaactggtgatatttccctatgtttgtaagattataaaaaaaaactagcgctttactgaaaacacaaaacaatatggGAGTTTTAATACAGTAAAAGTAAACGATTTAAGGAACTTTTTACGCTATTAGAATAAAGCATTTTAGGAACATTTCAAGATAATTTTGTAGACAATTTTACAGTGAAACCATGTTGAAAGTATTGGCACTATAGGCTTGCTTTAGAATTTGTGCTATAGACTGAAATTCTTTGTGGTATAGAGAGAATAACCGGATTTCCAGAGTTTATATTATGATTTACACGTTCTTTGTTTTGAGTAATACGCGTTTTTAATGTTTCTTACGCGTTCAATTACTGGTTTTAATACGCGTAGTAATACGCATTTTGAGTAATAAGCGCATTTTTCTTATagtttaaatttgtatattactCTATATCGGTATTATAACTGGTCAAACCAGCTATAATAAGCTTTTAAGATAATGTTAATAacactgaaagttactgatatcatAAGGGTTGCTTATTATCCCAACATTGGAACCAACATTGGTTATGGTTTAACGTTTTAAATAAGTTTAATGCCATGCAGAGCAGGCTAGAGAATATGCACTCTTCTAATAATCAATTGCGcactaagaaataattttattttataaataattattttataaatatttattttataaataatataagaaataattttagaaataattaagaaatagttattaagaAATAATTACTACGATTTTCATCGTTCATCGATTTCCTTGGCGTCCTTGAAGtaactattttttaaagtaaaataactaTTTTCCTTTCAGACATGACACCAAAAGTGTCGTTTCTAGTGATATTTGGAACATCCAGAGGGTAGAATTTATAGAAAGAACGTACATGAGAGCTATTAAAAATGGTAtacgatgttctggtagcccgctagTTCCACCCCTTGAGTAGTGGCCCAAAAAGTGCCATTTGGCAATTGCAGATGacggaatttataaaaaagcaCGTACATATGGCAAGTAGCTTTTGAATAAGCCATTAAATATCGCTCTATGACgttctggtagcccgctagTTCCACCCCTTGAGAAGTGGCCCCAAAAAGTGCCATTTGTAGTGCCATATGGCAATTGCAGATGACGGAACTTATAAAACGTACATATGGCAAGTAGCTTTTGAATAAGCCATTAAATGTTGCTCTATGACgttctggtagcccgctagCTCTGAGAAACAACAACGGGAGACAGATCCGTGCTACCCATTTAGCAGTGCTACCCATTTtgcagtgctacccatgcaaaaaagtaattttccttgATGTTCAAGGTGGGGGATTGTAATTTGCCTGTAAaaagtttttgactatgctgaatggCATACTTCTCATTTTGATATGACACCATTTTCGAAGGTTTTTTAACTCTTGGTTACTATAGGCTGTGGTTCAGTCTTAACTAGGTTGCAGCTGCTGCTGCAACCAGGATATTTCGGGTATTGAAACAAaacattgaaacaaaaatcataagaaaaacGTGGTTTAATGcaacaaatttttaactaattaaaaaaaaataatgtattttcttcGGTAATAATAAAATCTAAATACTTTGCCGAGGTTTCTTATCacccacaaacaaaaataacttaTGTTTCAGCagaaggaaaaatatttctaaccAAGATTCAATTTTGACTTTTGAGGAGTTTGGTTTTGGCCGCCCGAAATCAAAATTCAGAGCAAGTTCTGAGAAGCATTTGAAAGTTACTAGGCTCATCAGATATGATACAAAATTTCCTAGTAAAAAAGATTGGGTGGGAGAAAATCAGTTCAAAGTAATCACATctgttatttagaaaataaatcatcgatttatttgatatttgaaataatacaaatttatataCTAACATTTTTATTCCAGCTcagataattttatatatttttttgaccGGCGTAAGGCATAATGTACTAAAGTTATTAAAATGTTTATTCTGCTCAATATATAATTATACTCTTATTACTTTTCTccctatctattttttttacaaagcaaATCTTTCTTGTAACATTTATGTAACAGACGAATCTTCGAAAAAATTCTTTCGGATTTTCGAGGCTTCGAACTTTCTTTGGGATTCTCAGAGCTATTCCTAGTGAGATTTGATTTCAGTCATTGTGACAATAGGATACGAGCTTGATACCATTTTCACCATACCATCAGTGTTAATCCTAAAGGTCTTGTATATCGAGTTAACGCTTCTAAAATAATTGCCAATTTGATAGCTATCCTCAGTAGAAGCATCATCAGGATAACACGTGTTCAATCACAAATTCATCCCTCTTAGATGCCAAGCTAATCTCTCTTTGAGGACAAGTTAGGAAACGCCTTTTGGCGCTTAACTCAAAAATATGAAGAAGCtgtcagatatgacctttaggggCAACAGTTGCTACATGTCCAACAGGTTTAATTACGCTAAAACATTTAATTCTGCAAAaactaactgttttttttatattaaaagaacACGGAAAGGTTTTATTGCACTTCGTGATTACTACTAATTAATGGCATGCATTTAATTTAAACGCATCTTCATTTTCTTagttcaaaaaattgtttgttaagacttaaatttagatttctgtttatttctaaaaaacttttagtGCTAGGTTCACCATACAAATACGTAttacaaatacaaattttgtgtAAATATACAAATAGGCTCACTTCTGCCGTATACAGGGTGGGGGCTAGGGGCTGCCCTTATCAGAAGCAAATTTGTGTTGtactttccaaagtttttttctaaaacatcACCAAGAACGTCAAAAAGccgaaaaagttttatttttacaagaGGCAGGGAAAAAAGAGACAGATACGTCCTTTTTCTTAGGATATAAAAtgctttaatttgtttttgttatttctttttaagataACAAATGATAAAcgtatatttaagaaaaaataactaacaaataaatatcAGCTAACActtactaataaataaataatagcaaATAATTAACGAAAATTCGTGGTAAATAGGTTTTGAGACTAAAAAAGACAACTAAATCATTTTACTTACAGCTGCTGCCATCTTCGTGTCTTTGTTATAAACTGTCCCTTTGTTATCGTTAATAAGAACTATGTAGGCGAGCCCACCAGCAGTGTATAAAAGGGTGATGGTGAAGTGATAAATGACCTCCTAGAAATTAAAATTCCCTGTCAGCTGTGGGACCATAATGACTTGTAACTTAAAGAAACACTACACAGTATATTTGGTCCTATTATGTGTTTCAATGCAATTTACCAATTTTGAGTGTTGCTTTTGAAGTCGTACCCACGCAGCCCGAATTCCATTGCAGTTTCAATGCAACTCGAACTGcggtttcaatatattttggcAATTTGAGTGATTTTTTTGAAGTCGTGCCCACGCAATCCAGATTAAAATCTTGTATATGTGTTCGTCTTAGCCTTTTATCCGCTGGGAGTAGGACTTCTATAAATGGGGATTTTCTCGTGATCACGACAATTCAGTCTTGAGTTCGAAATCAAgcgaaaaattattcttaaaagtaTATTTCGAACATACATTATTGTTATTCAACatcttaaacttttttattcaaagCTTGGCATTTTTCACCAATGAATTTTGGGCTATTGCTAATTTTCTATTGGCGGCCCTAACTGCGAGTATAAATCAatacaaattattaaatgaacTTGAAAGTAGTACCTCTTCTGTGTATATGCCTGATAATTAGACAATATTATCTGAATCAAGGGACTGTATCAAAAACTTACAATTAGACATAACTATTTCCTCTTTCATTTTGGCAAGAAAGAAAAGTTGAATTCATCCCAGATATacagcttatatatttaaaatctaattcaaaattaattttaaattaatcaattaaataattaattaagaattaatcagtataataaattcataaattaaaaacatcaattgcataaataaattaaattagtgaataataaaattaattaatcaattaaaattaagtaattcaactttaaattaaaaattaaatgtctGTATTCTTCTTTTTCCTCTGGTATGTTTattggaatttcaaaatttttatgtcTATTATTAACGGAATATTACCATTTTGGCCAAACTCAGCCTTCTCTTCTTTTGGCCAAACTCAGCCTCTATTAACACAAAATCCTCCATGAGGACACAACCTATTCAGCCACAACAGTAATAATCTCCAAAGGCAACCATTATTACCAGATACTAAGGGAATACATGCGTAATTTAATCTCATTCCTGCATTCCCGAGCCAGAGCCTTGTATTTGATGTTTGATgttgatgttgtttttttttgtttttttttgtcataataaAATCTTTTCTAATAAATATGATGCaggcttaaaataaaaaaagaaaaaaaaaatcacaattttcTTATAGCAAAAATGCGCATAACGTGAAACATTTTAGGGATTTAAAGATGATGTAAAAATTCGATACGTATTCGATTCAAAAGCAGTCGAATCAGGCAAATGCAATCCATCTGGAAACATTGAAGGGAACTAATGACTAAATGGAATACTCACAAAAATAGTCTTGGCAATTATTGTCCCAGTTGCTATGGATACGAGACAGGATAGTGTTAGACAGAAAGTCGCTATCAAGGCAGTTGTGGCAATGAGAAGGAGATATAATTCAGTGACAAAAACTTGGTAGGCAGTATATCTTGAACTGGCTGTGGTCCATATGTAGTTACCCAGAATTCCAACAACAATGATGGATATTGCctgaaatataatatttgagTATGAAAAGCGGCTTAGAGACatgagtttgaaaaaaaatcttggaagttattattttttatttcggaCATCTGTAACGGACAGGCCGCAGGCCAGcgttttgatatttataataaatgcAGGCCTCTAgtaatttttcaatgtttcctTTGCCAAAATTTTCGGCCAAAACttgttttgccaaaaaaaaatatcaatcaaGGCAATGGTAACAGCGAGAAGGTATGATAAGTTTCGAAAACCAGCTAAATTAGAAACAATGTGTTATCGCTTTAATTTCAATTCGAGTTAGGCGACTTTTCTTACTTAGGTCTCGTGTCAGCAACGACAAGATCCGTACCCAAACAGGCCAGATATTGCAACCGTTGTACGACAACGTAGATGGCAATATCTTGGACATATCCTCCGCATGCAAGATCACCGAATTCCAAAAATACTCCTCCACTGGCAACCGAAAATCACCCGTAGCCTAGGAAGACTAAAGAACACGTTCCTTAGTGGGAAGACATATACGCAGCGACTCATTTGAGGGAAGATTGGAGGATTCTCACCGACACCCTGTGTGCCTCCTGAGGcactggaggaactaaggtttAAGGTAAGGtttgatcataaaatagttttcagCTCGCTGAGGAGGAAAGataaacaattttgattttgggtaGGATTTGAGCCATTTCGAGGATGGTTCAAACtacaggaatatttttttttattattattacctcATTGGAATCAGCAGCACGCATTTTAAATCATTGTTGACAGTTCTTTAGAAATAATTCTATGATGGACTTTTTTAGTCAATCAATTACATTATTCTTAGGGTATGCCAGTTTCAATGTATTTAATTATAGAAGAATCACATTATAGAGATCGGAATTTATGCACAATACCAGTTTCTGGGGTATATCCCACTTCGTCGGCCAGACAATAATAACCTGAAAATTCGCCCGAGAATTCCataataaaatacttttaacGACTGaactaaatattaatattttgtccaaaattttaattgcaatCCAACATTTTAATTCATAGGCCGAAAAACTTAACCAACGAGAGGCTGCCAGAACGAGCCGTCCTAGTTAAGTGGTTGCCGCGGTGGGTTTGGAATCTTTTACCCAAGGGGCATAGGTTCGATTCTTTGCGTGgccggttatttggtttggaacgggggcCAGTGCTGTGACtctataagctcagccagagtcgccccagctctaaatgggtgtctggagaaatctggggaaggca
This window harbors:
- the LOC136028401 gene encoding uncharacterized protein LOC136028401; protein product: MSAHQVTVTRTTTSVHTTSAILLNIGYFKTIPGILKVLQLAISIIVVGILGNYIWTTASSRYTAYQVFVTELYLLLIATTALIATFCLTLSCLVSIATGTIIAKTIFEVIYHFTITLLYTAGGLAYIVLINDNKGTVYNKDTKMAAAVLALINGLLYALSTFYAWRAYKRG